From one Herpetosiphon gulosus genomic stretch:
- a CDS encoding DUF790 family protein: MSFTPADFKYTSRNGELGRQLYPHQLRDDRYLAAIDYAIGYYEQMLGRARREFEAATLLEFFGDPKLARGLVACLSQTYRWHQPQLAEVLDQTTYAQLAERGLRNSADFRALLYAHANQTHGFILPSERWPAVSQLATELGLTPSQFERVLYLDDEQEALLVRSAERPEPSAIVALYNFHSLETGLRNCRSLQLRLDGDINALAVSAHNLAQRYNLRYELSEPEDCMATFVTLTLHGAKDALGNWTRTGRRIARCALRLLAAHPNAASEGLIQVHMQGKNSLIKLAKRELTVLGGTARQQPDNLGDSWETTLEQQFSQAWSRLVSKGQNAGWRIRRDPVPFSLAHRLLVPDFIAQRGSERIPIFVPATEAMAASLAQRLVGQPKVLVVIAKSYQNLLRNCQVAKVIYQTTPDMLMVLAQLEHLAPAQAPLDRWSRLALRFDQAGFVAETELLEILECRNPVEIGLALRGWREGTAQYVPNLGLFTPQKLRELSSMLGKAA; this comes from the coding sequence ATGTCATTTACACCAGCCGATTTCAAATATACCAGCCGCAACGGAGAGCTTGGCCGCCAACTCTACCCGCATCAATTGCGTGATGATCGCTATTTGGCGGCGATTGACTATGCGATTGGCTATTATGAGCAGATGCTTGGCCGCGCTCGGCGTGAATTTGAAGCCGCCACCTTGCTGGAGTTTTTTGGCGATCCCAAGTTGGCACGCGGCTTGGTGGCCTGTTTAAGCCAAACTTATCGCTGGCATCAACCGCAACTAGCCGAAGTGCTCGATCAAACAACCTATGCCCAATTGGCCGAACGCGGCTTGCGCAATTCCGCCGATTTTCGGGCCTTGCTGTATGCCCATGCCAATCAAACCCATGGATTCATTTTGCCGAGCGAACGTTGGCCTGCGGTAAGCCAACTAGCCACAGAACTAGGCTTAACGCCAAGCCAATTTGAGCGGGTGCTATATCTCGATGATGAACAAGAAGCCTTGTTGGTACGCAGCGCCGAACGCCCAGAACCAAGCGCGATCGTGGCCTTATACAATTTTCATTCGCTTGAAACAGGTTTGCGCAACTGTCGTTCGTTACAATTACGGCTTGATGGTGATATTAATGCTTTGGCCGTTTCAGCCCACAATTTAGCCCAGCGCTATAACCTACGCTATGAACTGAGCGAACCAGAAGATTGCATGGCAACGTTTGTAACCCTGACCTTGCATGGAGCCAAAGATGCCCTAGGCAATTGGACGCGCACAGGCCGCCGAATCGCCCGTTGTGCCTTGCGTTTACTAGCGGCACACCCCAATGCTGCCAGCGAAGGCCTGATTCAGGTGCATATGCAGGGCAAAAACAGCCTCATCAAGCTGGCAAAACGCGAGTTAACGGTGCTTGGTGGCACTGCTCGTCAGCAACCAGACAATCTTGGCGATAGCTGGGAAACCACGCTTGAACAGCAATTTAGCCAAGCCTGGAGCCGCTTGGTTAGCAAAGGTCAAAATGCAGGCTGGCGGATTCGGCGTGATCCTGTGCCATTTAGTTTGGCCCATCGGCTGCTTGTGCCCGATTTTATTGCCCAACGTGGCAGCGAACGGATTCCGATCTTTGTGCCTGCGACCGAAGCAATGGCAGCGAGTTTGGCGCAACGCTTAGTTGGTCAACCCAAAGTCTTGGTCGTAATCGCCAAAAGCTATCAAAACCTCTTGCGCAATTGCCAGGTCGCCAAAGTAATCTATCAAACTACGCCTGATATGCTGATGGTGCTCGCTCAACTCGAACACCTTGCCCCAGCTCAAGCGCCATTAGATCGCTGGAGTCGTCTAGCGTTGCGCTTCGATCAAGCGGGATTTGTGGCCGAAACCGAGCTTTTAGAAATTTTGGAGTGCCGTAATCCAGTTGAAATTGGCTTAGCACTGCGGGGTTGGCGCGAAGGCACAGCCCAGTATGTGCCAAATCTTGGCCTATTTACACCCCAAAAACTACGTGAATTGAGTAGTATGCTTGGCAAAGCCGCCTAG
- a CDS encoding DEAD/DEAH box helicase encodes MTRPATQAEQPEPEQWLLDEASLLDASLLDEPDEDLPEVDARLQGGFKAKLQFAPRPYQTEAVAAWTANEGRGVIVLPTGAGKTITAMLAIAKLGLRTLIVVPTIELLYQWRDTVVQTLALDPTLVGVVGDGQREWRSITVITYASAAMPDAPLENLGLLICDEVHHLPSPAYSTIALRSRTPYRLGLTATPERSDGSHTALDRLVGKVVYQRAPADLAEEGHIAKFREKRILVDLTADELVRYETLMTTWRWFLAKHRHKLASGGDFFGELIRRSGSDPQARNALQAQHQARLIALNAEKKLGHVGQLLSQHPNDKIIIFSEYNALVNTISRQFAIPSITYRTTADERKSVLDGFRSGRYSKLVTGRVLNEGVDVPDANVAIVVSGSATAREYIQRLGRVLRKKPDEALLYELVTRNTSEVQTARRRKKAVAAHNQRGR; translated from the coding sequence ATGACCCGACCTGCCACCCAAGCCGAGCAGCCAGAGCCAGAACAATGGCTGCTCGACGAGGCAAGTTTGCTCGATGCAAGCCTGCTTGACGAACCCGACGAGGATTTACCAGAGGTCGATGCCCGTTTACAAGGCGGCTTCAAAGCCAAATTGCAATTCGCCCCGCGCCCCTATCAAACCGAGGCTGTCGCTGCCTGGACGGCCAACGAAGGGCGTGGGGTCATTGTGCTGCCAACAGGAGCGGGCAAAACAATTACAGCAATGTTGGCAATTGCCAAACTTGGGCTGCGCACGCTGATTGTTGTACCCACGATTGAATTGCTCTACCAATGGCGCGACACCGTAGTCCAAACCCTCGCACTTGATCCAACATTGGTCGGCGTGGTCGGTGATGGCCAGCGCGAATGGCGATCAATCACCGTAATCACCTATGCTTCGGCAGCCATGCCCGATGCACCGCTCGAAAATTTGGGCTTACTCATTTGTGATGAAGTGCATCATTTGCCTTCACCAGCCTATAGCACGATTGCCCTGCGCAGCCGCACACCCTATCGCCTAGGCTTAACCGCCACCCCCGAACGCAGCGATGGCTCGCATACAGCGCTTGATCGCTTGGTCGGCAAGGTGGTCTATCAACGTGCGCCTGCCGATCTAGCCGAAGAAGGCCATATCGCCAAGTTTCGCGAAAAACGCATTTTAGTCGATCTAACTGCTGATGAGTTGGTGCGCTACGAAACCTTGATGACCACCTGGCGCTGGTTTTTGGCCAAACATCGACATAAATTGGCCAGTGGAGGCGATTTCTTCGGCGAACTCATTCGACGATCAGGCAGCGATCCCCAAGCTCGCAATGCGCTCCAAGCCCAGCATCAAGCACGGCTGATTGCGCTCAACGCCGAGAAAAAGCTTGGGCATGTTGGACAATTGCTCAGTCAGCATCCCAACGATAAAATCATCATCTTTTCCGAATACAACGCCTTAGTCAACACAATCAGTCGCCAATTTGCCATTCCCAGCATTACCTATCGCACGACGGCTGATGAACGTAAATCGGTTTTGGATGGCTTTCGATCAGGCCGCTATTCCAAGTTGGTCACGGGGCGAGTGCTGAACGAGGGCGTTGACGTGCCCGATGCCAATGTAGCGATTGTGGTCAGTGGTTCAGCCACGGCTCGCGAATATATTCAGCGCTTAGGGCGGGTGCTGCGCAAAAAGCCCGATGAAGCCTTGCTTTACGAGTTGGTCACGCGCAATACCAGCGAAGTTCAAACCGCCCGTCGGCGTAAAAAAGCCGTGGCCGCCCATAATCAGCGGGGAAGGTAG
- a CDS encoding helix-hairpin-helix domain-containing protein → MNNRAIAQILFNIATLLKRQNANPYRVRRYREVARAILRLRHSLTERALAGKTLGINKLGASLTRKITVLAAQGQLDFYDDLCALLPPSQQRLLKIAGIGPILAERISQELGEVELATLLREAAYQRLTAIWGVGPQRADLIVSNMFPDDPPPPANAAHSARKSNVIYTQPTLWEYGQKAA, encoded by the coding sequence ATGAACAATCGAGCAATTGCCCAAATTCTGTTTAACATTGCCACGCTGCTGAAGCGCCAAAACGCCAATCCCTATCGGGTGCGGCGCTATCGCGAAGTGGCTCGCGCAATTCTCCGCCTGCGCCATTCCCTCACCGAACGCGCCTTAGCTGGCAAAACCTTAGGCATCAACAAGCTTGGGGCCAGCCTCACGCGCAAAATCACCGTGCTAGCCGCCCAAGGCCAGCTCGATTTTTACGACGATTTGTGTGCCTTGCTGCCACCTAGCCAACAACGCTTGCTCAAAATTGCGGGCATTGGGCCAATTTTGGCCGAACGTATTAGCCAAGAGCTAGGCGAAGTCGAGCTAGCTACCTTGCTACGCGAAGCTGCCTACCAACGCTTGACGGCGATCTGGGGAGTTGGGCCACAACGGGCTGATCTGATCGTCTCGAATATGTTTCCCGATGATCCACCACCGCCAGCCAATGCCGCTCACAGTGCCCGCAAAAGCAACGTCATCTATACCCAACCAACTTTATGGGAGTATGGGCAAAAAGCCGCCTAG
- a CDS encoding NB-ARC domain-containing protein, which produces MTNVVLSLPVFHATEGLGAFLGDLRSWVFRSKNRAARHFGLAHTTIMRYENDQILCPLGYIAALAQLVIEQLDLPPYQRGLAEQQLLATIQYALTEYAIDPTPLATWPELTNLATTYLAEVQQQKQEQAKTGPLMGVLHDWGDAPDVQNFVGREDETATLVKWLQRDRCRLVAIIGLGGMGKTSLATRVAQQAQDDFKVIVWRSLQQGQQANDFLLECLHRIMPSPNSAYPSQFEQRLSVLIDYLRTTRCLLILDNIEAILQPQYPAGRYREGYEQYAQLFQAISERSHESCLILTSREKPYEFNRLEGVYTRSMVLTGLMRDDAQMLLDNQELYGTPQLWQELIKHYTGNPLALKLVAQVIKTMFFGQIAEFLQHEELIFGDVRTILAQQFERLSDQEQELLYWLAIERHTVKLAELKHDLVRSKYQHMLLETLESLLRRSLVERHQDGFMLHNVVLEYTTDRLIDQIAQELIDGTQGLLYRHALIKANSLDSIREHQSRAILRPLLHRIFVELGQERLLATLRQLLQTMQPLSALEMGYAPGNIFNLLVELKADLSQFDFRHKPLWQANLRGLAPKQLDLSYSDLSRSVFNEQFGALIAFARDPADRFLAAATADDQLIVWQSLDLKKLWQVPSHHDGIRAICFSSDGRYLISAGNDGLIRLWESTQGQNPRILAGHTRPVIGVAIVPQSQQLISASLDGEVRLWDRLSGKCLHRFNAHMDGLSSIGLSTNGQCLATAGLDRQIKLWHGPQLNYQITITTHHEPIEILAFSPDATILAGTGLDGDVYLWDLPANQLITSLPNEDRVFDLQFSPDGANLATAGLDQCIRIWQVETAHLTHMLYGHAHWVRALHYNRDGSRLYSVSSDQSLRIWEQASGRLLHSLQGYRGGVRSLALSNNADLLFNSSEAQAVTLWQLAEPFYRLNLPQATNNGRELAYHQASQLLAISQEQVIQLWDCQRLQLATMLTDHQALIRAIAFRPDGSMLASCSEDHTVHVWSMPHGQIVQVFGCHDDLVTTLAWSQNGSLLATGSADRTIRIWGVAEHSCLSLLAGHSAGIISMAFSPDQRHLVSAGADQQVRIWDLSNQCYEIVLLHKPGLLKAVQWSADGRWIVIAAGSLALIWDWQNQQLVQRFEHQAAVDSICLSSDGQMLITGDQQGAIAIWQLATGKLLKKLHSDRPYQGLIINQATGLNSAEQVSLLNLGALIN; this is translated from the coding sequence ATGACAAACGTTGTTTTATCGTTGCCTGTTTTTCATGCAACCGAAGGGCTTGGCGCATTTCTCGGCGATTTGCGTTCATGGGTTTTTCGTTCAAAAAATCGGGCTGCCCGCCATTTTGGCTTGGCGCATACCACAATTATGCGCTATGAAAATGACCAAATCTTGTGTCCGCTGGGCTATATCGCCGCCCTCGCTCAATTGGTGATCGAGCAATTGGATTTGCCTCCCTATCAGCGGGGTTTGGCTGAGCAGCAATTATTAGCCACAATTCAATATGCATTAACTGAGTATGCGATTGACCCCACGCCGCTAGCAACTTGGCCTGAGTTAACCAATTTAGCCACAACCTACTTGGCCGAAGTGCAGCAGCAAAAGCAGGAGCAGGCTAAGACTGGCCCGTTGATGGGCGTTTTGCACGATTGGGGCGATGCGCCCGACGTGCAGAATTTTGTCGGTCGCGAAGATGAAACCGCCACCTTAGTTAAATGGTTGCAACGTGATCGCTGCCGTTTGGTGGCAATTATTGGGCTGGGCGGCATGGGCAAAACCAGTCTTGCCACCCGCGTTGCCCAACAAGCCCAAGATGATTTCAAGGTGATTGTCTGGCGTTCGCTGCAACAAGGCCAACAAGCCAATGATTTTCTGTTGGAATGTTTGCATCGGATTATGCCCAGCCCCAATTCGGCCTACCCCAGCCAATTTGAGCAACGCCTAAGTGTGTTGATCGATTATTTGCGTACCACCCGCTGCCTGTTGATTCTCGACAATATTGAGGCCATTTTACAGCCGCAATATCCAGCTGGCCGCTACCGCGAGGGCTATGAGCAATATGCCCAACTGTTTCAAGCAATCAGCGAGCGCTCACATGAAAGCTGTTTGATTCTGACCAGCCGCGAAAAACCCTATGAATTCAATCGACTTGAAGGCGTGTACACCCGTTCGATGGTTTTGACAGGACTCATGCGCGATGATGCTCAAATGTTGCTCGATAATCAAGAGTTATATGGCACGCCGCAACTGTGGCAGGAGCTGATTAAGCACTATACCGGCAATCCGCTGGCCTTAAAATTAGTTGCCCAAGTGATCAAAACCATGTTTTTTGGCCAAATTGCTGAATTTTTGCAGCACGAAGAATTAATTTTTGGCGATGTACGCACAATTTTGGCTCAACAATTCGAGCGTTTATCCGACCAAGAGCAAGAATTATTGTATTGGCTCGCAATCGAACGTCACACAGTCAAATTGGCCGAGCTTAAGCATGATCTGGTGCGTTCAAAATATCAACATATGCTACTCGAAACCCTTGAATCGTTGCTGCGCCGTTCGTTGGTGGAGCGGCACCAAGATGGGTTTATGTTGCACAATGTGGTGCTCGAATATACCACCGACCGTTTGATTGACCAAATTGCCCAAGAGTTAATTGATGGCACGCAGGGTTTGCTTTATCGCCATGCCTTGATTAAAGCCAACAGTTTGGATAGCATTCGCGAGCACCAAAGTCGGGCAATTTTGCGGCCTTTGCTGCACCGAATTTTCGTTGAGCTTGGCCAAGAGCGTTTGTTGGCAACCTTGCGCCAATTATTGCAAACCATGCAGCCCTTGAGCGCCTTGGAAATGGGCTATGCCCCAGGTAATATTTTTAATTTATTGGTTGAACTCAAGGCCGATTTGAGCCAATTTGATTTTCGGCATAAACCGCTGTGGCAAGCCAACCTACGTGGCCTTGCTCCCAAACAGCTTGATTTGAGCTATAGCGACCTTTCGCGCAGTGTATTTAACGAACAATTTGGCGCATTGATTGCCTTCGCCCGCGATCCGGCTGATCGTTTTTTGGCCGCAGCAACCGCTGATGATCAATTGATTGTTTGGCAAAGTTTGGATCTGAAAAAACTTTGGCAAGTGCCCAGCCACCACGATGGCATTCGGGCAATCTGTTTTAGCAGCGATGGGCGCTACCTGATCAGCGCTGGCAACGATGGGCTAATTCGGCTGTGGGAGAGCACTCAAGGCCAGAATCCACGTATTTTAGCAGGCCATACCCGGCCAGTAATTGGCGTGGCGATTGTGCCCCAAAGCCAACAATTAATCAGCGCCAGCCTTGACGGTGAAGTTCGCCTGTGGGATCGACTGAGCGGCAAGTGTCTGCATCGTTTTAATGCGCATATGGATGGCCTAAGCAGCATTGGGCTGAGCACCAATGGCCAATGTTTAGCAACGGCAGGGCTTGATCGTCAGATTAAACTTTGGCACGGCCCACAGTTAAACTATCAAATCACCATAACAACTCATCACGAGCCAATCGAAATCCTAGCGTTTAGCCCCGATGCAACAATTTTAGCTGGCACTGGGCTTGATGGCGATGTCTATTTGTGGGATTTACCAGCCAATCAGTTAATCACCAGTCTGCCTAACGAAGATCGGGTGTTTGATCTGCAATTTAGCCCTGACGGAGCTAATCTCGCCACCGCTGGCCTTGATCAATGTATTCGGATTTGGCAGGTAGAAACCGCTCATTTGACACATATGCTCTACGGACATGCCCATTGGGTACGGGCCTTGCACTATAATCGCGATGGTTCGCGGCTTTACTCGGTCAGTAGCGATCAAAGTTTGCGCATCTGGGAGCAAGCCAGCGGACGTTTGCTGCATAGCTTGCAAGGCTATCGCGGCGGCGTGCGTAGTTTAGCCTTGAGCAACAACGCTGATTTATTATTTAATTCCAGTGAAGCCCAAGCCGTCACATTATGGCAACTAGCCGAGCCATTCTATCGCCTAAATCTACCGCAAGCAACCAACAATGGTCGCGAATTGGCCTATCATCAAGCCAGCCAACTGCTGGCAATCAGCCAAGAACAGGTGATTCAACTCTGGGATTGCCAACGTTTGCAATTAGCAACGATGTTGACTGATCATCAAGCCTTGATTCGCGCCATTGCCTTTCGACCTGATGGCAGTATGTTGGCAAGTTGCAGCGAAGATCATACGGTTCATGTGTGGTCGATGCCCCATGGCCAGATTGTCCAAGTCTTTGGCTGTCACGATGATTTAGTTACCACCCTTGCTTGGAGCCAGAACGGCAGTTTATTGGCAACAGGCAGTGCCGATCGCACTATTCGAATTTGGGGGGTGGCTGAACATAGTTGTTTAAGTTTATTGGCGGGGCATAGTGCGGGCATTATTAGCATGGCTTTCAGCCCTGATCAACGCCATTTGGTCAGTGCCGGAGCCGATCAACAGGTACGCATTTGGGACTTGAGTAACCAGTGCTATGAAATTGTACTATTGCATAAACCTGGCTTGCTCAAAGCGGTGCAATGGTCGGCTGATGGGCGCTGGATTGTAATTGCGGCTGGCTCGCTAGCTCTGATTTGGGATTGGCAAAACCAACAACTGGTTCAACGCTTTGAGCATCAAGCAGCCGTAGATAGCATCTGCCTCAGCAGCGATGGCCAAATGCTGATAACTGGCGACCAACAAGGTGCAATCGCCATCTGGCAACTCGCAACTGGCAAATTGCTCAAAAAACTGCACAGTGATCGCCCCTATCAAGGGCTAATCATCAACCAGGCCACTGGTTTAAATTCAGCCGAGCAGGTCAGCTTGCTCAATTTAGGAGCACTGATCAATTAA
- the coxB gene encoding cytochrome c oxidase subunit II, translated as MPNRSPAKALLRPTATLLLGSVVLAACGQKTPQTTLNPASESTRAIYNLSELLFWLGVVVFLIVQTWLIVSIIKYRQKDSSQIPTQIHGNTKVEIAWTIVPAIIAIVIFVFTFDTIRKIEFMPAEAAGNTLNVKVIGHQWWWEFQYPDIKDASGKPLVTANELWIPSGSYIDVKMTSVDVIHDFWIPGLAGKRDVMPNRESGLWFKADDVADGSPGVFWGQCAEYCGGQHAYMKMRVVVASPADFQKWSTEQSQVAVNTNLPESFTKNCIGCHVVRGTNAAGITGPDLTHFGGRMTIAAGTVDNTREHLYAWLDDPDAVKRGNIMTTAIKADTLTEAEITELVDYLESLNPGTSVKGQQ; from the coding sequence ATGCCCAATCGTTCGCCTGCCAAGGCTCTGCTGCGCCCTACGGCAACCCTGTTGCTTGGAAGCGTTGTACTGGCAGCGTGCGGTCAGAAGACCCCTCAAACGACCCTGAACCCAGCAAGCGAGAGCACCCGCGCAATTTACAATCTCTCGGAATTGTTGTTTTGGTTGGGCGTTGTGGTCTTTTTGATCGTACAAACCTGGTTGATCGTTTCGATCATCAAGTATCGGCAAAAAGATAGTTCGCAGATTCCCACACAGATCCATGGCAATACGAAGGTTGAAATTGCTTGGACAATCGTGCCAGCAATTATTGCGATTGTCATTTTCGTCTTTACCTTCGACACGATTCGCAAAATCGAGTTCATGCCGGCTGAAGCTGCTGGTAATACCTTGAATGTCAAGGTTATCGGCCATCAGTGGTGGTGGGAGTTCCAGTATCCTGATATTAAGGATGCGAGCGGTAAACCTTTGGTCACTGCCAACGAGTTATGGATTCCATCAGGAAGCTATATCGACGTGAAAATGACCTCGGTTGACGTAATCCACGACTTCTGGATTCCTGGCTTGGCAGGCAAGCGCGACGTGATGCCCAATCGCGAGAGTGGCTTGTGGTTTAAAGCCGATGATGTAGCCGATGGCTCGCCAGGCGTATTCTGGGGCCAATGTGCCGAGTATTGTGGTGGCCAACACGCCTATATGAAAATGCGCGTAGTTGTAGCTAGCCCTGCTGACTTCCAAAAATGGTCAACTGAGCAAAGCCAAGTAGCGGTTAACACCAACTTGCCTGAATCGTTTACCAAAAATTGTATCGGTTGTCATGTGGTACGTGGCACCAACGCCGCTGGTATTACCGGCCCCGATTTGACTCACTTCGGTGGCCGCATGACGATTGCCGCTGGCACCGTCGATAATACCCGTGAACATCTCTATGCTTGGTTAGACGACCCTGATGCAGTCAAGCGTGGCAACATTATGACCACCGCGATCAAGGCCGATACCCTGACCGAAGCAGAAATTACCGAGTTAGTCGATTATCTGGAAAGCCTCAATCCTGGCACCAGTGTTAAAGGTCAGCAGTAG